TTTTTCCGATGTCGGATCCCTGCGCATCGTCATGCTCGGCGGCATGTCCATTGACGCCGGAACCTTCATCTATCCCCTGACCTTCACGCTGCGCGACATGGTCCACAAGACCATGGGCAAGCAGGGGGCGCGACTCATGATCGTCACAGCCGCGGCCTTCAATCTGCTCATGGCCGCCTATTTCTGGATGGTTTCCGTATTGCCGCCGGACATGGGCGTGGGCACGCAGGCAGAGTTCGGACAGGTGCTGGCCCCACTGTGGAGGCTTGTCTTCGCGTCCATCATCGCCGAAGTCATCTCCGAACTGACCGACACGGAAATCTACAGTCTGTGGAAGGAAAAGGTCACGGCCCGACACCAGTGGTCCAGGGTGCTGGTCAGCAACGCGGTCAGCATTCCGCTGGACAGCCTCATCTTCTGCTGGATCGCCTTCGGAGGCCTGTTCGAGGGGGCCGTGGTCTGGTCCATATTCTTCAGCAACACCCTGATCAAATTCGTCACCACCCTCGTCTCCCTGCCAGCCATCTACCTGGTCAAGGAAAAGGACAGCAACTCCGACGTCGCAAACCACTGCTGACCGCAGCGGCACACCAAAATCGAGTACTCGAATACTCCTGAAAGCCGGGCAACCGGCTTTTTTTCATCCTCTTTTCTGTAGCGATCAGGCATTCATGCCCGTCAGCAAAATGCGTTTGAGAAGAGTATTTCCTCTTAAAAAACGCTGGATTTATCTTGTTCAATTCGTATATGCATACAGGTGATATCCCCTTGATTCCAGCCACCACATCAACCCATTCCCAGCGCGGAAGGAGAACCGAATGAAGCTGTCCATTCGAAAAAAGCTTCTGTTGGCCTTCACCATCACCATCCTGACCTCGATCCTGATCATCTGTGTCGTATTGGGACTCCAGATTAGGGATTCGTCCATCACCACGTTTCACGATTCGGCTGGCAAGGAATTGTCCCAGATTGACCGGGCCATCGGCATCTTTGTCGACAAGGCGCTGAAGATGACGACCATGATCGCCCGCGACGCTCTGGTGCGCCAAGCCGATGAATCCCTGCACAGCTATGTGAACGAGACCGTGAAGAAAGCGCCCAAGGACATCGACCGCAGTCCACTGGAAGATCAAATGGCGCAGTTTTTCAAAAACATTCACGTCTCGCATCCTGAATACGTCGAAGTATTCATCGGCACCAAATGGGGAGGCTTCGTCTCTTCAGGAGAGAGCGAGATGCCGCCCGGTTACGATCCGCGAAAACGACCTTGGTACACCACGGCCATGGCAACACCTGACAAGGCTTCCATTTCTCCCGCCTACCTGTCGACTACCGGCGAGGCGGTCATCAGCAACATGTTCCCCATCACCTCCGATGGCGGAGAGATCATCGGCTGTACGGGACTGGACGTGGGGCTTGGGGTGCTGACCGAATTGATCGAAAAATCTCCAATGGGCCAGACCGGATACGTGATCCTCGTGCAGGACGACGGGACAATCCTGGCAAATCCCAGGCATGAAAATCTCAATTTCAAGAAAATGAACGAAAGCGACGTCCCGGCCCTGGCACAACTGGACACGATAGACCAGGGAGGAATGGACGTGCGCATGGACGATAAGGACTGGTTTGCCCAGGTGCACACCATCGAGGGCCTGGGCTGGAAGCTCATCGGAGTCATCGAAAAAGAGGAGGTCATGACCGGATTCAACGCCATGCTGCGCAAGATGGCGATCATGGCAGTGATCCTCGTGGCTATATTCCTGACCTTGGCCGCATTCTTCGCCAACTCCATGGCCAGACCCGTCATCAACGCCACCGGCATGCTCAAGGATGTGGCCGAGGGAGAAGGAGACCTGACCCGCAAGCTCGAAGTGACATCAAGCGATGAGATCGGCGAGATGGCCCGCTGGTTCAACACCTTTCTGGACAAGCTGCGTGCCATAATCAGCGAGGTCATTTCAAACGGCGGCAGCCTGAACAACGCTTCGGACCGTCTGCTGTCCATCTCCCAGGCCCTTACCTCCGGCGCGAACGAGGCGGCCCGCAAGGCCGAATCCGTGGCCTCCGCAACCCTGGACCTCAACTCCAGGTTCAGCAGCGTGGCCGCCGCCATGGAGCAGACCACCCAGAACACCAACATGGTAGCCACGGCCACCGAAGAAATGGCCGTAACCATAACCGAGATCGCTTCCAACACCGAGAAGGCCAGAACGGTTGCCGGAAGGGCAATGACCGAAGCCGACGCCGCCACTGCCGCCATGAGCGCACTGGGTGATGCGGCCATGGATATCGGCAAGGTTACCGCGATCATCACCGAGATTTCGGATCAGACCAACCTGCTGGCCCTTAATGCCACCATCGAGGCCGCAAGGGCTGGAGAGGCTGGCCGCGGATTCGCGGTTGTCGCCAACGAAATCAAGGAACTGGCCAAGCAAACCGCCACGGCCACCGAAGAAATCAAGGAGCGTATCGTCGAGGTACAAGGAACCTCCAAGACGACCGAAGGCCAGATTGTCACCATTTCCAAGATCATCGAGGAAATCAACAGCATCATCGCCAGCGTGGCGGCCGCCATTGAAGAGCAGTCCGTGGCCACGCGCGACATCGCCGGCAACGTGGCCCAGGCTTCGCAGGGGTTGCAGGAAATCAACGTGAACGTTGCCCAGAGTTCGGCGGTCATCAAGGATATTTCGGACGAAATCGCAGACGTGAACAGCGCGGCAGAAAGCACCAACCAGAACACGGCGGAAGTGGCCCGTAACGCTGAAGAACTTCGCCGGCTGGCCTCCAATCTCTTCAGTCTTCTCGGACGGTTCCGGACTTGAAGGCGCCCTGACAAAAAAAAGAAGCCGTCTTCCTTACGCCAAAAAAAAGCCATGAAAAAACGCCCCGCATCGCAGGGCGTTTTTTTATGGTCCAAAGAATCGCGAGATCTTGAAAAACTAGAACTTGTAACCAACGGACAGACCGACCATGTGTGCGTCGGCATTGTCGATTTCACCTTCAAGCACGCCATCGGCGAGTCTGGCATCAATGTCGCGATCCATGATCATCAGATAGGTGTAGTTCACGTCCACAACCCAGTTGTCCCAATGAAAACCAAGACCACCGTTGAGCAGATGGCGATCGTTGGCTGGGACAAGGTAGTCGATGGTTTCGTCCTGTACGGGTGACTGGTCGTAAACGTAACCAGCACGCAGATCGAGCCAATCCAAAGCGGCGTATTCCACGCCAATGTTGAAACGCCACACATCGTCCCAATTCTTAGGCGACGTAGTCTGAGTGGTCACGCCATCTGCAGTGATGACAGGATCACCATAGTCGATGGTCAGTTCATTATATTTGCTCCACATTGTGTATACGGCGCCAACTTCAACGCTCAATTTTTCTACAGGATATAGAGCAATTCCAAATGCAAATGAATCTGGCAACTGCACAGTACCGCTAACAGAAGTATCTTTGAAAAAACCGCCACCAGTGAGAGCGGGATTTATATCTGAAAAATCTGCTTCGCCTGTAACCTTCATTGTCACGGGGCTTCTATAGGAAAGACCAACTTTAGCGTATTGACAAGGCTTGTAGTGCAAGGCCATGTTGAATCCATATCCCATCCCGTCTGCTTCCAGATGAGCATCACCTTCTGAAAAAGCTGGATTGATCATTGCCAAATTTAACTTCTTTTTCAAAGAAAAATTCAAATACGTGGCGTCCACGCCAAAGGCGGCGGAAAATTTGTCCGAAAATTTCAGTGCTACGTTCGGATTGATGGACATGGATTCGATGATGGCTTCATAAGAGTTGTAACGCCCAGACCAATCCTCATCGAAGACCGAACCCAAGCCAAACCGGGAAAAAGTGCCCAATCCGATGGTATATCGGTCATTGACCTTCCAGGTTGCATAAAAATGCGGAGGAATCCAGAGTGAATCCTCATCTGAAGAGGTCCAATTGTCATTGGTCCTGACATCAAGCACCGGATGAATGGCCGTAAACCCACCCAGAACCTGCAGTCCGTCAAGCTGGGTTATACCGGCAGGGTTTGAAGCAAGGGCTGATGGATCATCTGCCCGGCCTACCGTGGCACCGCCCAGGGCGTTGCCGCGAGCGCTCCATTCATAAATGCCGAATCCCGCCGCAAAGCTGAATTGCGCTGTTAGCAGCACCAGACACCAAGCCATGACCCACGATTTCAAAGTTTGCATCCATCCTCCCCTTTGTTGCACTGTTTTCGCTACAAGCGCAGCACTTTTAAGTGCACGCTCAATATATTTTTGCTAGAGCGCTAAATGAAGAAGGATACTGCGTCAAGAGTTTTGCAACATCCCGCCATTAAAGAGCATTGCCCGTATTCATTCTCATGATTGGCAGACCGGTAAAATTGAATGGGCGAGCAGGAATGAAGCGGAAAAATAGTGGACTGGTCAAAAGTGGCTGGTTACAAGACAGAAAAAAACAGGGGGAAAAGGCAAGTGGCCATAGGCAACAAAGAACGCATTCTGAAAACGGCCAAACGGCTTTTTGGGGAACTCGGGTACGCGGAAACGACCTACAAGCGCATTGCCCAAGAGGCGAGCATTGCCGACGGGCTCATCGCCCATCACTACGGGAGCAAGGAGAACCTGTTCCAGTTGGTGGAGATAGACATTCTGACGAACCTGCTGATCAAGATCGACGAGAGCCAGTACTATGCGTCCGACGGTCTGAGCGGCGTACTCAATTTTGCCAAATGCATCCTGAAGGCATCCACTGAACCCGAATCAGGATTCCTGACCCTGCTGCGCTGCTCCCCGTTTCTGGCCAATACCGTCGACGCGGACAATTCAGAAATCCTGGTTGTCTGCTCAAGAGTGGTGGACAAGATGCTTGAGTGTCTGCGCAAAGGCATCGAAGACGGCTCCATCCGCGCGGACCTGGAGCCCAATCTGGCCGCCAGCGTCATCTTCTCCACGGTCTTCGGCTCGACCCGCGCTCGCCTGCTGGCCAAGGAAAACATCCTGGGGCTTAATTTTTCAGCCGATTTTTATCCTGAAATCCTTCGGATTATCACCAGATATCTGGAGCCCATCGATAAGACCCTGGCACAAGGCTACGAATCATCGTCATCATCCGAGCTACCCTGAACCATGGCATAGGCAACCAGGCATCCGAGCAAAAATCCGCCAATCGTAATCCACCAGACCATTCCTGCCCCCTGTCGGCAATCAACCCAGATGAAAAGACCGGCCGCGCAACATCCATCCGCCTGCGACGGCCGTAAAAAAAACATTGGCCGCCCAGGCTGCCAGCATCGGTGGCACAAGGCCTTTTTCCCCGGCTGAGGCGCATAGCACGAACAATCCGTAATAACAGAATGTGGCCACCAGCCCGATGGGGATGATGACGAAAAGCGACCCGAAAAGGGACACCACGGCCAGGGCGATGAGCGCCATGACCAGAACCGAGGCGGCATAGGCCAGCTTCATGTGCCAGGCGGTCTGTAATCGCTCGATATTCGATCCGGAATCCTGCAGCCGTCTTATTTCGGCGCCCAGTTGCCAAAGCGGCAACGACTCGAGCCGGGTCTTGGGGTCGACGATCAGAAAGCTGCCCAGGTCGGTGCGCAGATCAAGCTCCATCTGCGCCGTTTTTTGCACCTCAAAGGAGGCGGGAAAAGTACGCGTCACGTCTGTCAGAAGCCAACCGGCGGCAGTCGATTTGAAGGTCCGGGCCTGCAGTATCTCTTCTATGCTCCCGGCGTCGTCATCTTCCAGGACATGCACCGTCAGCCTTGAACCCTGCCCAGCGGCCGGGGTCACCTCACCCATGTGCACGATGCGGTTGCCTTCACGGAACCAGATGTCAGAAAGCTGCCGTTTTTCAATCTGTCGGTTGCGCACCTCCTCGTTCCAGATCCGATCCGCCGCCCTGTGACCGCTCACGCCAAGCGCTTCGGAAAACAGGAGCTGCACCACGCAAAGGGCAAGGGCGTACCAGATCACGGACTTGGCCACCGCCCCCGGCGACACGGAGCAGGCCTCCAGGGCCAGCAACTCGCGGCTGCGCAGCATGAGGCCCATCTGCACCATGAGTGCGATCAGGAATACCGCCGGAAAAATCTGGGCCAGGATAAAGGGCGTGCGGTAGAGAAAATAGGCGCCGATGGAAGAAAACCCCACGCCCGCCTCCAGAAAATCATCCAGCCGGTCGAACAGATCGATGAAGACATAAATTCCAAGGCCGATGCCGCAGACGAGAAGCAAAAGAAAAAGATTTTGCCGCAGAATATAACGTGTCAGCAAATTCATGCGTCAGCCCCCTTCATGCCCAGGATTCTCAGCAACCAGAACCGGAACGCCCTGAAATTGACCTCCCTCTCCGTCGCGACCAGCCACATGCCTACCGCCGCAGCCAGCATGAAAACGATATTGGGCAACCACAAGGCCAGGGCCGGAACCAATACCCCGCTTTCAGCCAGGGACATGCCCCCGGACAAAAGCACATAATAGAGAAAAAAAGCCCCCAGACAGACGATGAGCCCGTACTGACGTTTCATGCCCTGAAAGAAAAATGCCAGCGGCAGTGCAAAAAATCCGAGCACGATGCAGGCTGCGGGGAGGGAAAAGCGCTTGTGCAGTTCAATCTCCACCCGACGCTGAAAATTGACACTCGTGTCCTGGAATCCGGCGTCCTTCAACGCCTGCAGATCCTTCCAGGACATCTCCTTGGGGGCCTTGTCCTTGAGTTCGAAACCTCCCAAAAGTCGCGTCATGTCCAAGGAAAGGATGTAGCTTTCAAAGCTGATGACGCTCAGCTCCCCGCCCTCCTCACGGTAGACATGCCCGTCCTCCAGGCGCACGAAGACCTGACCGAGTTCCGGGTCGGAATCGATCTGCCCCACGGGGGCGACAATCGTCGCGCGGGCCTTTGATCTTGAGCTGTCGAGAACGAAGACGTCAAGCAATGCGCCGCTGCCCGGGTCGGCCTGGCGGGCATAGACGGTCAGGCCGGGAAAGGAGGTATTGAAGACTCCGGGCTGCACGTTGACGGAAGTCTTGTGCCGGGCCAGTTCCACGACCGTCTGCCGGAAATTGTCCATGCCCCAGGATATGCCCGAGAGGGAAATCCACACCGTCAGCGCGGAACACAGCAGGCACAGGAGCATGGGCGCGGGCAAAAGAGGCCAGATGCTGACCCCTCCGGCGCGCAGTGAAATGAGCTCCCGGTCAGCCCCCATCCGCAGAAAAGTCAAAAAAAGACCGAGCATGCACGAAACCGGAATGAGCATGATCAGAAAAAAAGGGCTCAGGTAGGTAAAGAGCTTGACCAGATCAAAAAAAGTCACGCCCTGAGCCATGAACAGATCCCGCAGCTGCAGGAGGCGACCAAGCAGGATGAGACACAAAAAGCCTCCCAGACAGATGGAGGCAATGATCCCCATCTCCTTGAAAAGCTCCCGTTGCAGGAGAGGCACTCGAATCACCGGGACTCGGCCTCCTCACGGTAGAACCTCGCCAGAGCCAGCTCTTCCGGCGGGGTCAGATCGAACTGCATGCCCGCCTGGGCCGTGAGCTTCTTCAAATCGGGGTATTCGTGGCGACGCTCCTCGATCCAGGCAATGGCGTTGCGCAGGTTCTTGTCGCCGGGCATGATGGTTGTCATCAGGTTCTCCTTCAGGGGTTGTCCGTACCGACACGCCCATACAGGAAAGGCCCGCGAGGCACAATCGGATCAATTCCCGCGAAACGCCCCGAAGCGTGCGCTTTCGACACGCACCGCCTCTTCCCCTCGCCAGCGGAATCTGAGCGCGCCGTGATCGGCAGTGGTCAATACCTCAAGGCCCGCCCGCCTGCAGGCCCGCACTACGGAAGGGTGAGGAAAACCGAAACGGTTGCCCGGTCCGCAGGCAGCCACGGCCAAATTCGCCCCAACCTCGGCATAAAAACGCGGGTGCAGGCTCGATTTGGAGCCGTGATGGGGAAGCACCAGGACCTCGGCCGAAAGCGCCCGCCCCTGGCTTGTAAGCTGCTCAAGGGCGCGTTTTTCCAGATCGCCAGGCAGTAGGGCCAGCCCGCGCCCCTTCCAGACCAGACGCAGCACCAGCGAAGTGTCGTTGTCGGAACTGCCGGTCTCCGTGAAGGCAGGATGCAGCACTTCAAGATGCAGGTCGGGCTCTATGACAACATTGTCTCCGGCACGCAGCATTCGCACCGGCCATGGATTCTGATCCAGCCTGGCCACCAGCCGCCCCGAATCATTTGAGCTGTCCACAAGCCCGCTCCATCCGAACCAGCCCACATCAAAAGCCTCGAGAATGTAGAAAAGCCCCCGCAGGTGATCAGCATGGACATGGGACAAAAGCACCGCGTCCACCTGTGGAGGATGCATCCAGCTCAGCGCCGGCCCAACCACCGCACGCCCCGGATCATAGTCGGCGCTCCACCCTCCCCCGCCATCCACGAGGACTGTCCTTCCAGTCCTGCCGCGTACAAGGATCGCCTGACTCATCCCTGTATCAAGCACCGTCATTTCAACCTCGTCACGCAGTTGCCCACCCTCCTGCCACAATGACGGAACGGCCAGCAACGTCAGCCCAACTCCCAGAAACAGAAACGCCTTTGCCCGGGGCCGTGCAGCGTCCAGAAGCACGCTCCCCGCCACCAGCGCGACTCCGTACCCGACCACCTGCATTCCCGAAGGGCGCAGCACCGGCGTTACCGCAAGGTTGCCAGCCCCATCGAGAAACACCAGGCAGCGATCCAGAACGTCCACTCCCCAGGCCGCCGCGAAAAAGAATTTTTCGGCCAGAAACGAACACCATGGTGCCGCCGCAACCCCCAGAAAAGACAGGGGCAGCACTGCCAGACTGAGCACCGGCAGCCACAGGAGATTGAGCCACAGATGCGCCGTGACTTCGGAGAAATACAGAACCTGCGCAGGCAGGATGAAAAGATTGGCGCAGCATGTCACCGCCAAGGGTGTCAACAGCCAATGAAAGCTTCGCCAGAAGGCGCTTCGCTCACGTAAGGGAGCAAGCAGGGCCGCCGCCGCGGGCATGAAAAGGACGAGACCGGCGACGGCCAGCACGGAGAGCTGCAAGCTCAGATCGTGGACCGCTGCGGGATCGGCAATGGCCAGCACGGCCATGGCGGCAAAGAGTGCGTCCTGTGGATGCGACCTGGCTCCGATGAAGAGATGCAGGACCACGGCGGCAAGCATGACGAAAGCACGCAAAAGTGAGGGGGGAAAATCGCCGAGCCACAGATAGGCGACAACCGGCGGCAAAGCCAGAAGCGCGGCCAGTTTTCGGCGCGGGAGGAACAGGAGCAGCGTGGGGCAGACCCGACTCAAAACCCTGGCCGCGCCCAGGCCAAAGCTTGCGACCAGAGCCAGATGCAGCCCTGACAGAGCCAGGCTGTGGGACAGCCCGGCCCGACGGATGCGGTCCATGAAGGCGGTCCCAAGCAGCAGTCTGTCCCCGAAGAGAAGCGCCCTGACCGCCGCGCCGCCCTGCGTGTCCGGCACCAGCGTGCAGGCCAGATCCAGCAAGCGGCTTCTAAGACTGGTCCGCCCTTCACCCCAGATTACAGGAGCAGCGCCACGCGAATACGCCCGGTAACGAACATCCATGCGCATCCAGTATTCCTCGCTGGAGGAAAGGCCGAAATTGACCCTTGAGCGCAATTCACGAATGCGCAGATCGGCCGTGAATTCCCGGCCGATCTGCGGCACGAGGGGAGGATCCGTCCAGGTCCAGAGCAGTCGACCCGGCAGGGTCGCATTCATGTCCACCGCCGCCACATCGCGGACGAAAACACTGACCCTGCGCCCCGGATGCGTGCGCACCTCATCCACGACACCATGTATCCGCACCGGGGCGTTCCATACCACCGCCGTATCATGCTCTGCAGCGGGCGCACCCGCAAGCAACCCCAGGCAGAAGAATGTCGCCATGAGCACAAGGGTTCGACCGCGACGGGCAAATGCCAGCGCGGTCAATGCGCTGGCGATCGCGACTGGCAGGACATGGGCCCAGGCAAGAATTCCGCCGAGATAGCCCAGTACCCAGAGCTGCCAGGGAAGAGGGGGGATGGGTTTTTGAATGCGCGTTTGCTGAACCTCCTGACCAGCAAGGCTAGCAAATCGCGTTTCATGTGTCGTACGCAGAAGTCAGTATTATCGGCGACAAAGGACCAAGAAGGGCGTTGCCTCCCGGCCGCATCTCGGGCTATGCATACTCATGGGCCGACCCGATGTGTCCAAAGCCCATTCCAAAGACTTCAAGGAGCCCAAATGGAAGAGTTTTCAGTACTGCTTGTGGACGATGAGGAAGACTTCCTGCGCACGATCATCAAAAGACTGGCCAAGCGCGGCCTGAAGGTCCAGGGGGCGTCCCGGGGCGAGCAGGCGCTGGCCATGCTCGCCGAGGAACCACGCGACGTGGTTGTGCTCGATGTGAAGATGCCGGGCATGGACGGGCTGGAAGTGCTGAGAAGAATCAAGGCAGACTGGCCCAGCACCGAGGTCATCATGCTCACCGGTCACGCCAGCATCGACGCGGCCATGGAAGGGATGAACCGTGGAGCCTTCGACTATCTGATGAAGCCTGCCGATCTGGAAGACCTGCTCTACAAGCTTGAAGACGCGTATCGCAAAAAGAGCATCAACGACAGCCGTCAGGCCGCATCCACCACAAACAGCGATCCGGCCTAGGCCGGGCTCTTTTACAACAGGACTTGACGTGGCGCATTCCCGTCTCTTCTTCGATTCCAACGACTATACGCTGCTGCGCATCGTCAATGATGTTCTGGACCGCACGGCGCAGAACACCAATATCCGTTCCCTGCTCGATTCGTGCATGCATCCGCACGGCATCAAGGAAATGGCCGCGCCGCGCGTGCTCCGCATCGCCTATGCCATCGCGAGCCTCCTCGGTTCCCTGGAAGTGGGCATGTCCTCCGACCGGCTCAACGCATTGCGCGCACTCAAGGACGAGGTGCTGCTCGCGGGCAACGCCTATCTGCAGAAGAACACCTCACGGGTGCTCCTGCAGATCATGAAGGAGCTCATACGCCATCGGGAGGACGAGCACACCCAGCTGCGCCTCGCGCATGACTTTCGCATGGCCTCCTCCGGCAAGCCCCGCGTGGTCCGGGCCGAGCTCGACAAATACCACCTCCTGGAAATGCCCGAGGAGTGGAACCAGCTCGCCTTCGACCACCATGTCCACGACGCCAACACCAAGGGCCGCAAATCCCCGACCCACCTGGTCATGGACGCCTGGATCAAGGGCGTGCGTTTTCTGACCGTGGTCTACTACAACTATGTAGACGCCGAAGTGGCCGAGGAACTCCTGGAAGCGGGCTGCATACTGGGCATGCACATCCGCATCGGCATCGATGTTTCCTCCCGCTTTCGAGGCAAGTATGTACGCGTGATCTGGGAGCCCCAGAGCTACACCGATCCCAAATCCTTCCGCGCCTTTCTCGGAGAGCAGCCGGTCAAGGCCTTCATGAAGGAAGGGCGGATGGTTTCCGCCTATCAGCAGAAATACGTCTTCGAAGCCTTGCAGGCATACAACCGCATCCACCGTATCGAACTGGCCAAGGAGTATGGCCTTGAACTCGACATGCTCGACGAAAAGGCCTTCGCCACTTTCGTGGGCACGGGGCAGCCGTCCCTCCTGCATCTGGCCAAATACATTCAGAGCGGGATGCATCCCAAGCTCAAGCAGGCCGCGCAGGGCATGGCCCAGGAGTACGAAACCGCCACACCTAAGCGGCGCCAGGAGCTGGAGGAACATCTCAAGGCCCTGAACGCCATCGATTCGGAACTGCTCATCAACCGCTACCTGCAACCATGCCGCAACCCGGAGTTGCACGACCCGACCATTCCCCAGGATACTCCCGAAGTCCCGCCCCTGCTGCGCCTCAACATCGGAGAACTGCTGCCAAGGCTGGCCAAATTTCACTCCACGTCTCATTTCACGCTGAACCTGAGCAACCTCTCCACGGCCGATGCCCTGGAAATTCTGTACGACTGCCAGGGACACATCAGCAACATCGAGCTCTACAACCTCAAGGACGCGGCCAGAGGCAAATGGTCAATGCCCGTGTCGTCGCATCTGGTCTGTCCGGGCGACGTCGTGGATGCCATCAGCCCGGAACGTACGTGCGCCCAGATTGCGGAACTGCAAAAGGCTCTGAACGAAGACAACGTCATCGCCTTGAAACGCGCCATCCGTGCCGTGATATGGTCCTTCGAGGAAGATCGGCTGTCACTGGAAAACACTCTGGCCCATGCGCGAAACAAGAACGTGCTCTCGCATGCGACCGGGCTTGAACGAGAACGTCTGCTCATGGAGGCGCGCAAGAACAAGCTTCTCGACATTCTTTTCAACATCGAAACGTTCCACAAATACTACAAGAAGCGCCCCCTGGGCTCACGCATTGGAAGTGGTTCCACGGGCCAGTCGCGGCATCAGTTCGGAATGGGTGTGGTGGTGCTTGAAACTCTCCCCAAACGAGCCCAGAGAATCGCGCTGAATCAGTCTCAAAGGCAGCGCAAACAGCTCCCGGTCACCGCCAGGATGACGGTTCATTTCCGCACCCGCTGTCACACAAAAAAGGAAGATCCTTTTCTTTTGAGGCTGGCCCGGAGGATACCCGGAATGGAACTGGCCGGGTGCTGCCGGGAGCAGGAATGGTTTCTCGACAGCATCGACATCCATCCCAAGCGCCTGGGCAACATCGTCACCCTGGGCGGCGTGCAGCTAGAGCACGACAACGGACTACGCATCACCAAGAAAGATGGTTCCGACGACGAAAACCACATGTCCCTGAAGTACCTGAACACGGGGCTGAAGAACGTCCTCAAGATCCTGATCGGGTTCATTCCGGCCTTCCTGACCTTTGCCCTGACCAAGGACTGGTGGGTGCTGGCCTATTTCGGGGGGCTGATCTGGTTCGCCATCACCGGCGTGCGCAACATTCTGCAGGCAGTGCTCGGCGGGGGCGGCTTGACGCGCTCACCTCTTTTACAGTGGAACTCCCTGATCAGTTGGAGCCGCGTTGCCGACGATCTGCTCTACACAGGCTTCTCCGTCCCCCTGCTGGATCTTTTGGTCAAGACCATTATCCTGGATCGTGGTCTCGGCATCACCACGGCCACGGACCCGGTTTTGCTTTTTGCGTCCATGGCCCTGGCCAACGGCATCTACATCTCCAGCCACAATACCTTCCGCGGCCTGCCGCGTGCAGTGGTCCTGGCCAATTTCTTCCGCAGCATCCTGTCCATTCCGCTGGCCGTCCTCTTCAACAGCGGCATAGCCGGAAGCATGCACATGGCAGGACTGACCGGGGTGGAGCAGACGCTTCAGAAATGGGCCGCTATTATCTCAAAATTCGCCTCGGACTGCGTGGCCGCGGTCATCGAGGGCCTCGGCGACCGTCACAACAATGTGCGGGTGCGCCTGGCCGACTACCGTGCCAAACTCATCGCCATGTTCGACGCCTTTGCCCGTCTGGATGTCCTTTTCCCGGAAGAAGACGTGCTAGACATGCTCCAGTCCCCCAAAATGTTCATGGAGACCATTTCCTACGAAGCGCGCGACCTGGAAAAGGTGCTCATCGTCAACGCCCTCGACCTCATGTACTTCTGGCTCTACCAGCCCCGGGCCGCGAAGGCCCTCGAATTCATATCCCAGGACTTGAGCAAGGAGGAGTGGCTCATCTTTCTACGCTCCCAGTACGTGCTCAAGCGCTACCGCGAGATCAGCCAGATGTTCGTGGACGGACTGGTAG
The Deltaproteobacteria bacterium HGW-Deltaproteobacteria-18 genome window above contains:
- a CDS encoding DNA internalization-related competence protein ComEC/Rec2 — its product is MRTTHETRFASLAGQEVQQTRIQKPIPPLPWQLWVLGYLGGILAWAHVLPVAIASALTALAFARRGRTLVLMATFFCLGLLAGAPAAEHDTAVVWNAPVRIHGVVDEVRTHPGRRVSVFVRDVAAVDMNATLPGRLLWTWTDPPLVPQIGREFTADLRIRELRSRVNFGLSSSEEYWMRMDVRYRAYSRGAAPVIWGEGRTSLRSRLLDLACTLVPDTQGGAAVRALLFGDRLLLGTAFMDRIRRAGLSHSLALSGLHLALVASFGLGAARVLSRVCPTLLLFLPRRKLAALLALPPVVAYLWLGDFPPSLLRAFVMLAAVVLHLFIGARSHPQDALFAAMAVLAIADPAAVHDLSLQLSVLAVAGLVLFMPAAAALLAPLRERSAFWRSFHWLLTPLAVTCCANLFILPAQVLYFSEVTAHLWLNLLWLPVLSLAVLPLSFLGVAAAPWCSFLAEKFFFAAAWGVDVLDRCLVFLDGAGNLAVTPVLRPSGMQVVGYGVALVAGSVLLDAARPRAKAFLFLGVGLTLLAVPSLWQEGGQLRDEVEMTVLDTGMSQAILVRGRTGRTVLVDGGGGWSADYDPGRAVVGPALSWMHPPQVDAVLLSHVHADHLRGLFYILEAFDVGWFGWSGLVDSSNDSGRLVARLDQNPWPVRMLRAGDNVVIEPDLHLEVLHPAFTETGSSDNDTSLVLRLVWKGRGLALLPGDLEKRALEQLTSQGRALSAEVLVLPHHGSKSSLHPRFYAEVGANLAVAACGPGNRFGFPHPSVVRACRRAGLEVLTTADHGALRFRWRGEEAVRVESARFGAFRGN
- a CDS encoding two-component system response regulator; translated protein: MEEFSVLLVDDEEDFLRTIIKRLAKRGLKVQGASRGEQALAMLAEEPRDVVVLDVKMPGMDGLEVLRRIKADWPSTEVIMLTGHASIDAAMEGMNRGAFDYLMKPADLEDLLYKLEDAYRKKSINDSRQAASTTNSDPA